The following DNA comes from Cellulophaga sp. HaHa_2_95.
CCCAGAGCTATCCATATCTAAAGCCCATTGTACAATATCAAACATATGAGCACCCCAATCACAAAGAATACCTCCACCCACTTCTTCATAAAGTCTCCAATCTGGCCAGAAATCTACATCATTACGAGACGGTGCTAATCGGTGATTGTACGAAAGCATTGGCGCAGGGCCACACCAATTATTCCAATTAACCTCAGATGGCATTGCTTCTTCCTTTAAATTATAAGGAACGGCAGGATCACCCACATTGACTAAAACTTTTTGAATATCACCAAGATGTCCGTTTCTTATCAACTCACAGGCTTTTCTGAAAGACTCCCAAGAGCGCTGCATACTTCCTGTTTGTAATATCTGCCCTGTTTTTTTTGTGGTTTTTACTAAGGCAATACCTTCTTCAATATTATGCGTTAAAGGCTTCTCACAATAGACATCTTTACCTGATTTCATGGCATCAATAGCCTGAATGGCATGCCAATGATCTGGCGTAGCAATCACTACGCCGTCAATATCGTTTCGCTCTAAAAGCTCTTTATAATTTAGATATGTACTAACAGCCTTATAGTTAGACACATTTCTTTTTTCAGCATATATTTTTTCTACATGCCCCTTGAACCATTGATTTTTGGTACTCCAAACATCACTAGCTGCTACTACTTGTGCGCTAGTATTCCCGATAAAATTTTTAGCAAGACCTTGACTTTGTTTTCCCAAGCCAATAAATCCTAGGTTCATTTTATCACTTGGAGCTATAAAACCTCTTCCAAATACATGTCTGGGCAAAATACTAATGGCACCTGCTGCTAATGCAGTTTTAGCAATAAATCCTCTTCGCGATATATTTTGATCTACTATCTTTTTATTTTTTATTTTTTGGTCTTTCATTTTTAGTTACTTCTTTTTATAGGTTGATATTTATGTTTACTAGTACTCCCATTTGTTTGGCGCTCTGATAAAACTATAACTTCACAAAAGGATGACGGATCATATATGAGTAAAAAGATACTATATATGATTTTTATCCGTCTCTATCAACACAAAAAAATCCTTGAACAGTAGCAACTGTCAAGGATTCCTTAATTTATAGGGTATGTACGCCTAAAAAAGTGTTACTTAACTCTTTTCCCAAACGCCATCCATTTCCTCCAAGGTCTTACCTTTAGTTTCAGGTACGAATTTCCACACCACAAACATGGCTATTAATCCCATTATACCATAAATCCAATACGCAAAACCATGATTAAATTTTTCTAAGAGGTAACTGTTTTTATCCATCATTGGAAAAGTCCAAGACACTACATAATTACTAATCCACTGTGCAGCTACCGCCACCGCTAAGGCTTTATCTCTTATTTTATTCGGAAACATTTCTGATAGTAACACCCAAGTTACGGGTCCCCAGCTCATGGCAAAGCCTGCAACATATACCAACATGCAGATTAAGGCTAGAATCCCAACAGTTTGCGAGTAGAAGGTTGCTCCCAAAGCAAACATAGCAACAGCCATCCCTAATGCTCCAATAATCATCAAAGGTTTTCTACCATATTTATCTACGGTAAGAATTGCTAAAACGGTAAACACCAAGTTTACCCCCCCAACAATAATAGTCTGTAGTAAGGCTGTATCGGTACCAGATCCCATATTTTTAAAAATCTCAGGCGCGTAATACAAGACTACATTAATACCTACAAATTGCTGAAATACAGATATTAAAACGCCAATAACCACTACTGCTATTCCAAAAGAAAATAGCTTGCCCGATTTATGAGATACGGTATTTTGAATGTCACTTAATATTTTTTGAGCTTCTAATTTTCCGTTTACTTTTTCAAGGACTTGCAGTGCTTTTTTTGGTTCATTTTTAAGCACTAAGGAGCGTGGTGTATCTGGAACAAATAATAAAAACCCTAGAAATAATGATGCCGGAATTATTTCTGAAGCAAACATCCAACGCCAACCAACGGTATTTAACCAAGTATCATCTCCTTGTCCTGCGATGTAATAGTTTACAAAATAGACAATTAACATCCCAAAAATAATAGCAAACTGATTCAGCGAAACTAGTTTACCCCTGATCTTTGCAGGTGCTATTTCTGCGATAAATAATGGCGATAACATCGATGCTAACCCTACACCAATACCACCTATTATTCTATAAACAATAAAGACATAAATAAAAGTATGGTCTCCTGCTCCAATGGGCTTCATAAATAGCTCTGGCATTGCAGAACCCAATGCGGAACAAAGAAAAAGGATTGCTGCGAGCAACAATCCTTTTTTTCTTCCTATTTTTTTACTGATATATCCTCCAGAAATTCCTCCAATAATACAACCGATTAATGCGCTAGACACTAAAAATCCTAATCGCGAATTAGCAGACATTTCATCTAAACCAAAAGGCAATACAAAAAAACTATCTAATGCACTTACAGTTCCCGAAATTACCGCTGTATCATAACCAAAAAGTAATCCGCCTAATGTAGCAACGAGCGTTAGTTGCATTAAGTATTTAGAATTTCTAGGAGTTTCCATAGATCAGATTTATATGTACTGGTTGATGATGTTTTCAAATAACTCTTGCTTACCACTTTTTAATTCTAGTTCGCCATTTTCTTGAGCTACTTTATACAAATCTTCCAACGTTAACTTTCCTGCTTCAAAATCTTTACCTTTTCCAGCATCAAATGAACTGTAACGTTTTGTTCTCAAATCATCATAAGCTGAAGAAGTAATAATCTTATCTGCTGTTAACAATGCTCTTGCAAACGTATCTGCACCACCAATATGCGCTAAGAATACATCTTCCATATCCGTAGAGTTTCTTCTAATCTTAGCATCGAAATTAACACCACCACCTTGTAAACCGCCTGCTTTCAAGAAAACCAACATAGCTTCTGTAGTTTCTTGAATATTGTTTGGAAATTGATCTGTATCCCATCCATTTTGATAATCTCCACGGTTGGCATCTAAACTACCTAACATCCCTGCTTTAGCGGCTGTAGCAATTTCATGTTGAAAAGTATGCTGTGCTAAAGTGGCATGATTTACTTCTATATTAATTTTAAAATCCTTATCTAAACCATACTCTTTTAAAAAGCCAATTGCTGTAGCGGAATCAAAATCATATTGGTGCTTCATAGGCTCCATAGGTTTTGGCTCAATAAAGAAATTACCTTTAAAACCTTGAGCTCTAGCATAATCTCTAGCCATTACAAGAAACTGTCCCATATGGTCTAACTCACGCCCCATATCAGTATTTAATAAAGACATATATCCTTCTCTACCACCCCAAAAAACATAGTTTTCACCATCTAATGCCATCGTAGCATCTAAAGCCAACTTCACTTGACCTCCAGCTCTAGAAAGCACATCGAAATCAGGATTTGTAGCAGCACCATTCATGTAGCGCGGATTAGAAAAACAGTTCGCAGTACCCCAAAGTAATTTTACTCCTGAAGCTGCTTTCTTTTCTTTAATATATTCTGTAATTGTTACCAATCTTTTCTCTGACTCAGCAAATGTTGATGCCTCTTGAATTAAATCGTAGTCATGAAAACAGAAATAATCAAAGCCCATTTTACCAATAAATTCAAATGCAGCATCTGCTTTATCTTTTGCCGCTTGGATAGGGTCTGAAGCTTTGTCCCATTCAAAGCTTTGAGTTCCAGGACCAAAAGGATCTCCTCCTTGACCACAGAACGTATGCCAATAAGCTATAGAAAATTTAAAATGCTCGCGCATTGTTTTTCCTGCAACTACTTGCTCTGGATTATAATATTTAAATGCTAATGGATTATCAGAATCCTTACCTTCAAATTTAATCTCCCCAATACCTTTAAAATATTCTTTATCTCCTAAGATTGCCATGTTATTTAATTTTAAGTTGTTATTCTATTTATTATTTAAAACGAGTTCTAATTCTTTTTTCCAATTTTGATACGCTTCTTGATACGGCTTTTTGTCCTTGAAAGGCATAAAAGTCATCACATGATCATTATCCATAATTAATTTGCCATACGTATCAAAATCACCCTCATGCAGACCGGCAGCCCTTGCCGCTCCAATAGCGCCCGTAGTATTGTATATCTCTATTTCATATCCTATCAAGGTGGCAACTGTATTTGCAAAAATGTCTGATCGAAATAAATTATCATTACCTGCCCGAATTACATTTACATTAATGCCATCCGATTTTAAAATTTCCATTCCGTACACAAAAGAAAAGGCGATACCCTCCAAAGCGGCTCTACATAAATGACC
Coding sequences within:
- a CDS encoding Gfo/Idh/MocA family protein; protein product: MKDQKIKNKKIVDQNISRRGFIAKTALAAGAISILPRHVFGRGFIAPSDKMNLGFIGLGKQSQGLAKNFIGNTSAQVVAASDVWSTKNQWFKGHVEKIYAEKRNVSNYKAVSTYLNYKELLERNDIDGVVIATPDHWHAIQAIDAMKSGKDVYCEKPLTHNIEEGIALVKTTKKTGQILQTGSMQRSWESFRKACELIRNGHLGDIQKVLVNVGDPAVPYNLKEEAMPSEVNWNNWCGPAPMLSYNHRLAPSRNDVDFWPDWRLYEEVGGGILCDWGAHMFDIVQWALDMDSSGPVKYIPPTDKNAVRGLKMYYENGIEMIHEDFGRGWGVRFIGSKGTMDVSRSYLETTPANLLTTDLSNAKVKLYNSNGNHLQDWVDATKSRTQPICDVETGHRSATVCNIANIAYNLRRPLEWDPKKEKFMGDSEANKMRGRKDRKF
- the xylE gene encoding D-xylose transporter XylE; the encoded protein is METPRNSKYLMQLTLVATLGGLLFGYDTAVISGTVSALDSFFVLPFGLDEMSANSRLGFLVSSALIGCIIGGISGGYISKKIGRKKGLLLAAILFLCSALGSAMPELFMKPIGAGDHTFIYVFIVYRIIGGIGVGLASMLSPLFIAEIAPAKIRGKLVSLNQFAIIFGMLIVYFVNYYIAGQGDDTWLNTVGWRWMFASEIIPASLFLGFLLFVPDTPRSLVLKNEPKKALQVLEKVNGKLEAQKILSDIQNTVSHKSGKLFSFGIAVVVIGVLISVFQQFVGINVVLYYAPEIFKNMGSGTDTALLQTIIVGGVNLVFTVLAILTVDKYGRKPLMIIGALGMAVAMFALGATFYSQTVGILALICMLVYVAGFAMSWGPVTWVLLSEMFPNKIRDKALAVAVAAQWISNYVVSWTFPMMDKNSYLLEKFNHGFAYWIYGIMGLIAMFVVWKFVPETKGKTLEEMDGVWEKS
- the xylA gene encoding xylose isomerase — translated: MAILGDKEYFKGIGEIKFEGKDSDNPLAFKYYNPEQVVAGKTMREHFKFSIAYWHTFCGQGGDPFGPGTQSFEWDKASDPIQAAKDKADAAFEFIGKMGFDYFCFHDYDLIQEASTFAESEKRLVTITEYIKEKKAASGVKLLWGTANCFSNPRYMNGAATNPDFDVLSRAGGQVKLALDATMALDGENYVFWGGREGYMSLLNTDMGRELDHMGQFLVMARDYARAQGFKGNFFIEPKPMEPMKHQYDFDSATAIGFLKEYGLDKDFKINIEVNHATLAQHTFQHEIATAAKAGMLGSLDANRGDYQNGWDTDQFPNNIQETTEAMLVFLKAGGLQGGGVNFDAKIRRNSTDMEDVFLAHIGGADTFARALLTADKIITSSAYDDLRTKRYSSFDAGKGKDFEAGKLTLEDLYKVAQENGELELKSGKQELFENIINQYI